One window of the Thermoleophilaceae bacterium genome contains the following:
- a CDS encoding enolase C-terminal domain-like protein, which translates to MSRTVAAPDAAIERLAVSAYEIPTDEPESDGTLEWDSTTLVLVEASAGGETGLGFTYSDVSAAKLIEGKLADSVKGCDALSPQAAWATMQETVRNVGQQALSAMAISAVDIALWDLKARLLGVALADLLGRFHARVPVYGSGGFTSYSNERLAEQLGGWASQGIPRVKLKVGRDPNADPERVRAARSAVGPDVDLMVDANGAWQRKEALRWMQVFAEDFGVNYVEEPVTSDDLEGLRLLRDRGPAGMNVAAGEYGWDLPYFERMADCVDIQQADVTRCGGITNLLRVDTVCKARSIPFSAHCAPAISAHACCAVETLVHLEYFHDHVRIESMLFDGTLSPEKGYLEPDSSRPGLGLELRRDVAEEYAV; encoded by the coding sequence ATGAGCCGTACGGTCGCGGCCCCGGACGCGGCGATCGAGCGGCTCGCCGTCTCCGCGTATGAGATTCCGACCGATGAGCCGGAGTCCGATGGCACCCTTGAGTGGGACTCCACGACCCTCGTGCTCGTGGAGGCCTCCGCCGGCGGTGAAACCGGTCTCGGGTTCACGTACTCGGACGTCTCGGCGGCCAAGCTGATCGAGGGCAAGCTCGCCGACTCGGTGAAGGGCTGCGATGCCCTCTCGCCTCAGGCGGCCTGGGCGACGATGCAGGAGACCGTGCGCAACGTAGGCCAGCAGGCGCTGTCCGCGATGGCCATCTCCGCCGTGGACATCGCGCTCTGGGACCTGAAGGCGCGGCTGCTCGGCGTGGCTCTCGCGGACCTGCTCGGGCGCTTCCACGCGCGCGTGCCGGTGTACGGCAGCGGCGGCTTCACCTCCTATTCGAACGAGCGGCTGGCGGAGCAGCTCGGCGGGTGGGCGTCACAGGGCATCCCGCGCGTGAAGCTGAAGGTGGGGCGTGATCCGAACGCGGACCCCGAGCGAGTGCGCGCCGCGCGCTCCGCGGTGGGGCCGGACGTGGACCTAATGGTGGACGCGAACGGCGCCTGGCAGCGCAAGGAGGCGCTGCGCTGGATGCAGGTGTTCGCGGAGGACTTCGGCGTGAACTACGTGGAGGAGCCGGTGACCTCAGACGACCTGGAGGGCCTGCGGTTGCTTCGCGACCGCGGCCCGGCCGGCATGAACGTGGCGGCCGGCGAGTATGGCTGGGACCTCCCGTACTTCGAGCGCATGGCGGACTGCGTGGACATCCAGCAGGCGGACGTGACGCGCTGCGGCGGGATCACCAACCTCCTGCGGGTGGACACGGTCTGCAAGGCCCGCTCGATCCCCTTCTCGGCGCACTGCGCCCCGGCCATATCGGCGCACGCCTGCTGCGCGGTGGAGACCCTCGTGCACCTGGAGTACTTCCATGACCACGTCCGCATCGAGTCGATGCTCTTCGACGGCACGCTGTCGCCGGAGAAGGGCTATCTCGAGCCGGACTCATCCCGCCCCGGGCTCGGTCTCGAGCTGCGGCGCGACGTAGCGGAGGAGTACGCGGTTTGA
- a CDS encoding thiamine pyrophosphate-requiring protein, with product MSQNVGEFILNRLNEWGVDKIYGYPGDGINGLLGAFHKVEKPEFIQTRHEEIAAFAATAHAKFTGEVGVCMATSGPGAIHLLNGLYDGKLDHQPVVAIVGQQARTGLGSNYQQEVDLQVLFKDVASEFVQYCMAPAQARHLVDRAMRVAMASRSVTCIIVPEDVQESPYEDPPRSHGSVFSSVGYKKPRVVPEPADLDAAAEVLNSGKKVSMLIGAGAIGAENEVAQVADLLGCGVAKALNGKAALPDDLPFVTGGIGLLGTKPSDHMMENCDTLLMVGTSFPYSEWLPPEGQAKGVQIDIDGRLVGMRYPMDVHLVGDSQATLGALIPKLQRKEDRSWREEIEKEVARWWEILDDRARQEANPLNPQYLFHELSPRLPDNCILTSDSGSATNWWARHLKMRSGMKAALSGTLATMCPGVPYALAAKFAYPDRPVIACLGDGAFQMLGINTLIDIAKYKDRFTNKTLVVLVLNNHDLNQVTWEQRVMAGDQKLEASQMIPEFPYARYAEMLGLKGIRVDSPDQVPGAWDEALAADGPVLIEAITDPEVPPLPPHIRFEQAKEMAVAMAKGDPNRGHIIRESLKGKLAEFVNR from the coding sequence ATGTCCCAAAACGTCGGAGAGTTCATCCTGAACCGCCTCAACGAGTGGGGCGTGGACAAGATCTACGGCTATCCCGGTGACGGCATCAACGGCCTGCTCGGCGCCTTCCACAAGGTGGAGAAGCCGGAGTTCATCCAGACCCGGCACGAGGAGATCGCCGCGTTTGCCGCAACCGCGCACGCGAAGTTCACGGGCGAGGTGGGCGTGTGCATGGCCACCTCGGGCCCTGGCGCCATCCATCTTCTGAACGGCCTCTATGACGGCAAGCTCGATCACCAGCCCGTGGTGGCGATCGTGGGCCAGCAGGCGCGCACCGGCCTTGGCTCCAACTACCAGCAGGAGGTCGACCTCCAGGTCCTCTTCAAGGACGTGGCCTCCGAGTTCGTGCAGTACTGCATGGCGCCGGCGCAGGCGCGCCACCTGGTTGACCGTGCGATGCGCGTGGCGATGGCGTCGCGTTCTGTCACCTGCATCATCGTGCCGGAGGACGTGCAGGAGTCGCCCTACGAGGATCCGCCGCGCTCGCACGGCTCGGTGTTCTCGTCGGTGGGCTACAAGAAGCCGCGGGTGGTCCCCGAGCCTGCGGATCTCGATGCCGCCGCCGAGGTGCTGAACAGCGGCAAGAAGGTGTCGATGCTGATCGGCGCCGGCGCGATCGGCGCGGAGAACGAGGTGGCGCAGGTGGCCGACCTGCTCGGTTGCGGCGTTGCCAAGGCCCTGAACGGCAAGGCCGCCCTGCCGGACGATCTGCCGTTCGTGACCGGCGGAATCGGCCTGCTCGGCACCAAGCCGAGCGACCACATGATGGAGAACTGCGACACCCTGCTGATGGTCGGCACGAGCTTCCCCTACTCCGAGTGGCTGCCGCCGGAGGGCCAGGCGAAGGGCGTGCAGATCGACATCGACGGCCGGCTCGTGGGGATGCGCTACCCGATGGACGTCCACCTCGTGGGCGACTCGCAGGCCACTCTGGGCGCGCTCATTCCGAAGCTCCAGCGCAAGGAGGACCGTTCCTGGCGCGAGGAGATCGAGAAGGAGGTGGCGCGCTGGTGGGAGATCCTGGACGACCGGGCGCGCCAGGAGGCGAACCCGCTCAACCCGCAGTACCTCTTCCACGAGCTCTCGCCGCGGCTGCCGGACAATTGCATCCTCACCTCCGACTCCGGCTCGGCCACCAACTGGTGGGCGCGTCACCTGAAGATGCGCTCGGGGATGAAGGCCGCGCTGTCGGGCACGCTCGCGACGATGTGCCCCGGCGTGCCGTACGCGCTGGCGGCGAAGTTCGCCTATCCCGACCGTCCGGTGATCGCGTGCCTGGGCGACGGCGCGTTCCAGATGCTCGGCATCAACACGCTGATCGACATCGCGAAGTACAAGGACCGCTTCACCAACAAGACGCTGGTGGTGCTCGTGCTGAACAACCATGACCTGAACCAGGTCACGTGGGAGCAGCGCGTGATGGCGGGCGATCAGAAGCTGGAGGCATCGCAGATGATCCCGGAGTTCCCGTACGCCCGCTACGCCGAGATGCTCGGGCTCAAGGGCATACGCGTGGACTCGCCCGATCAGGTGCCGGGCGCATGGGACGAAGCCCTCGCGGCCGACGGCCCGGTGCTCATCGAGGCGATCACGGATCCGGAGGTGCCGCCGCTTCCGCCGCACATTCGCTTCGAGCAGGCGAAGGAGATGGCGGTGGCGATGGCCAAGGGCGATCCGAACCGCGGCCACATCATCCGCGAGTCGTTGAAGGGCAAGCTGGCGGAGTTCGTGAATAGATGA
- a CDS encoding glycoside hydrolase family 15 protein, protein MPNAREEYPPIADYALIGDCHTAALVCRDGSIDWCCLPRFDSGSVFGRLLDRESGGCCSIEPQGEVLSMQREYMENTLVLVTTFHLGGGVLRLTDCMEMRANADAVDPHRRILRVLEAERGSVDVRVRITPRFDYGELEPWIRHEGRQVYSAVGGDEAIVMSGDLDLSEGDDHEVYADATVRPGERLRLSLWFARPEQLDHDPPQAADPHELDRILEGTIKWWRSWARGLAIEGADAEGALRSAAVLMALSHAPTGAIVAAPTTSLPEDMGGERNFDYRYSWIRDASLTVRAMADLGFEDEANRFRRFMLRTAAGSVDDLQVCYGVGGERRLDELRLDLEGYRGSKPVRVGNQASGQLQLDAFGELVNLTWRWHKRGNSPTDDDWRFIHDLVEAAVEQWREPDAGIWEWPTGEKHFVHSKVLCWGAVDRGLRLAEECMRKAPEARWRKTRDEIREAVESEGYDSDRGVFVQAFGEKDLDAALLLLPTVEFVDWRDERMVRTADAIREELDDDGLIRRYNVDDGLDGREGAFLACSFWLAECLAHQHRLDDAREVFDRAVACANELGLYSEEWDTRSGQMAGNFPQGLTHLSHIAAVVALHENAPPGER, encoded by the coding sequence GTGCCGAACGCCCGGGAGGAATATCCGCCGATCGCCGACTACGCGCTGATCGGTGACTGCCACACCGCGGCGCTGGTGTGCCGCGACGGCTCGATCGACTGGTGCTGCCTCCCGCGCTTCGACTCCGGAAGCGTGTTCGGGCGGCTGCTCGACCGCGAGTCCGGCGGCTGCTGCTCGATCGAACCGCAGGGCGAGGTGCTGTCGATGCAGCGCGAGTACATGGAGAACACGCTCGTGCTGGTGACGACCTTCCACCTGGGCGGCGGCGTGCTGAGGCTCACCGACTGCATGGAGATGCGTGCGAACGCCGACGCCGTGGATCCACATCGCCGCATCCTGCGCGTGCTCGAGGCGGAGCGCGGCAGCGTGGACGTGCGAGTGCGGATCACCCCGCGCTTCGACTATGGCGAGCTCGAGCCGTGGATCCGGCACGAGGGCCGTCAGGTCTACAGCGCCGTGGGCGGCGACGAGGCGATCGTGATGTCGGGCGACCTCGACCTGAGCGAGGGCGACGACCACGAGGTGTACGCGGACGCGACTGTCCGGCCGGGCGAGCGCCTGCGGCTCTCCCTCTGGTTCGCTCGGCCGGAGCAGCTCGACCACGACCCGCCGCAGGCCGCCGACCCGCACGAGCTGGACCGCATCCTCGAGGGCACGATCAAGTGGTGGCGCTCGTGGGCGCGCGGACTTGCGATCGAGGGCGCCGACGCGGAGGGGGCGCTGCGCTCGGCTGCTGTGCTCATGGCGCTGTCGCACGCGCCCACCGGCGCGATCGTGGCCGCGCCCACCACCTCGCTGCCGGAGGACATGGGCGGCGAGCGCAACTTCGACTACCGCTACTCGTGGATCCGCGACGCGAGCCTGACAGTGCGAGCGATGGCGGACCTCGGCTTCGAGGATGAGGCGAACCGCTTCCGCCGCTTCATGCTCCGCACGGCCGCGGGCAGCGTGGACGACCTTCAGGTGTGTTACGGCGTGGGCGGCGAGCGGCGCCTCGACGAGTTGCGGCTGGACCTGGAGGGCTATCGCGGCTCGAAGCCGGTGCGCGTGGGCAATCAGGCGAGCGGGCAGCTCCAGCTCGACGCGTTCGGCGAGCTCGTGAACCTCACGTGGCGCTGGCACAAGCGCGGCAACTCGCCCACCGACGACGACTGGCGCTTCATCCACGATCTCGTGGAGGCGGCGGTGGAGCAGTGGCGTGAGCCCGATGCGGGGATCTGGGAATGGCCGACGGGCGAGAAGCACTTCGTGCACTCCAAGGTGCTGTGCTGGGGCGCCGTGGACCGCGGCCTGCGCCTGGCCGAGGAGTGCATGCGCAAGGCGCCCGAGGCGCGCTGGCGCAAGACCCGCGACGAAATCCGCGAGGCGGTGGAGAGCGAGGGCTACGACTCAGACCGCGGCGTGTTCGTGCAGGCGTTCGGCGAGAAGGACCTCGACGCCGCACTGCTGCTCCTGCCAACCGTCGAGTTCGTGGACTGGCGCGACGAGCGCATGGTCCGCACCGCGGACGCGATACGCGAGGAGCTGGACGACGACGGGCTGATCCGCCGCTACAACGTGGACGACGGGCTCGACGGCCGCGAGGGCGCGTTCCTCGCCTGCTCCTTCTGGCTCGCCGAATGCCTCGCCCACCAGCACCGCCTGGACGATGCGCGCGAGGTGTTCGACCGCGCGGTGGCGTGCGCCAACGAGCTCGGCCTCTACTCCGAGGAGTGGGATACGCGCAGCGGCCAGATGGCGGGGAACTTCCCGCAGGGCCTCACGCACCTGTCGCATATCGCCGCCGTGGTGGCGCTGCACGAGAACGCTCCGCCCGGCGAACGCTGA
- a CDS encoding Crp/Fnr family transcriptional regulator, which translates to MTQTGEIVRVLDVDPDLAEGLDPEQEELARDLAVARVDEIAPGEWEGEEAYPATAGHLGLLVLDGLLCRSVDVGNRTCAELLGPGDFLRPWVKVAPHSSVPLEARWTVVDPARVAVLDRRFAAAVARFPELAGAILDRVMMRSRWLAFHMAVTHLKRIESRLLVVLWHFADRWGRVGPDGVTVPLRVTHQILAGVVGAQRPSVTTALSNLRRSGMIERMPDGSWLLHGGPPDEMRPVERLAGGEPFRDSHVPDV; encoded by the coding sequence GTGACTCAAACGGGAGAGATCGTGCGGGTGCTCGACGTCGATCCGGACCTCGCCGAGGGCCTTGACCCGGAGCAGGAGGAGCTGGCGCGCGACCTGGCCGTGGCGCGCGTGGACGAGATCGCGCCAGGCGAGTGGGAGGGCGAGGAGGCGTACCCCGCCACCGCGGGTCATCTCGGGCTGCTCGTGCTCGATGGGCTGCTCTGCCGGAGCGTCGATGTCGGCAACCGCACGTGCGCCGAGCTGCTCGGCCCCGGCGACTTCCTGCGGCCATGGGTGAAGGTGGCGCCGCACTCCTCGGTGCCGCTCGAGGCGCGCTGGACGGTGGTCGACCCAGCGCGCGTGGCCGTCCTCGATCGGCGCTTCGCGGCCGCGGTCGCGCGATTTCCTGAGCTCGCCGGCGCGATCCTCGATCGGGTGATGATGCGCTCGCGCTGGCTCGCCTTCCACATGGCGGTCACCCATCTCAAGCGCATCGAGTCGCGGCTGCTCGTGGTGCTGTGGCACTTCGCGGACCGCTGGGGCCGCGTCGGACCGGACGGCGTCACGGTGCCGCTGCGCGTCACACATCAGATACTCGCGGGAGTGGTGGGGGCGCAGCGGCCCTCCGTCACCACCGCGCTGTCGAACCTGCGCCGCAGCGGCATGATCGAGCGGATGCCGGATGGCTCCTGGCTGCTCCATGGCGGCCCTCCGGACGAGATGCGCCCGGTCGAGCGCCTGGCCGGCGGCGAGCCGTTCCGCGACAGCCACGTGCCTGACGTCTGA